In the Parus major isolate Abel chromosome 4A, Parus_major1.1, whole genome shotgun sequence genome, one interval contains:
- the LOC107203708 gene encoding uncharacterized protein LOC107203708: MGGSGADSLHSCIGLLAISAGSLLLAVHFYSSPRAVPLIPSTALGVLLLILSALLAYAGIRRSLRNASLLVSLCLTLSALWSGYGVILILAGQGLLPEPGDARDALVPGLATFTLALLLVAVVGFLCGEPVLALVAAAVSLASAHEVALHYSSSLGPSAVACSHLLVCLVGGYFALGRILYFLTKGKVVLSGTDLAEKKAQEQSWGSAGSTNPFAAPGLLLNMLSASIFCCRLLGVTHTLSLGHVPWLWAAGTFQIGICVLSYRAMDVLMATAFGFTAILKFAGGYCLLYPAWQPEEPSFPTPFLVVFSILFAVLALFLSLRSPVDGLYLLVFVAYCIALACSPRGFFAGGPQGVDVAIFVASALVALVHLYNGRAKAKIPTGEAAVKALLARSSLLKLREGPDLHTPYLGYSKYADAEVLAYACSVLASFALTATGDPQAPLATVVIPWVVVAGGILKLLGGSVAFARGKTLESSAFILYSVMWIIWGLTRYGGLYGAARSFHAAVGIVAFMLFNSFIVICSLFLNMAWFFYSLTYMLIAVSFLLDAIHALPAGYDIAATLIFGLVSFYCFLAALSSSTFEGCSLPMGRPVVQLSGVGAGAAKCLHLPARKASSVKRIADILRNGGTCGIPTDTVYVLVAACNRPDAVEKAHRSKRQAQDRPMSLWISSLKQLEPAKHLFTPLLWDFMEAAWPSPISLVIPRGKWVDFLGMKDSAKYVGTPQSVAIRIPDCSVTTHLIDLVGPIVVTSANPTGEADTTHHNQVYAKLGDKVDAVLCGGPSPENIASTVVDCTKIDSGNIGFFRVGIIPKSQVLQILEQVQKKHLVGPGGGTFPTKGWAELQSRGRAVHNGVGRAVPAAPGAEHHTRF; encoded by the exons ATGGGCGGCAGCGGGGCTGACTCACTGCATTCCTGCATCGGGCTCCTGGCAATTTCCGCAG gatctctgctgctggctgtgcattTCTACAGCTCCCCCCGAGCCGTGCCGCtgatccccagcacagctctcgGGGTCCTGCTGCTGATCCTGTCGGCTCTCCTGGCCTATGCAG GGATCCGGAGAAGCCTCAGGAACGCCTCCCTGctggtgtccctgtgcctgaCCCTGTCAGCCCTCTGGAGTGGCTATGGAGTGATCCTCatcctggcagggcaggggctgctgcccgAGCCGGGGGACGCCCGCGATGCCCTGGTGCCAGGCCTGGCCACCTTcaccctggccctgctcctggTGGCCGTGGTGGGTTTCCTGTGCGGAGAGCCCGTCCTGGCCCTGGTGGCTGCCGCCGTGTCCCTGGCCAGTGCCCATGAGGTGGCCCTGCACTACAGCTCCTCGCTCGGCCCCTCGGCCGTGGCTTGCAGCCACCTCCTTGTCTGCTTGGTCGGGGGCTACTTTGCCCTGGGGAGGATCCTCTACTTCCTCACCAAAGGGAAAGTTGTCCTCTCTGGCACGGATCTCGCCGAGAAAAAggcccaggagcagagctggggcagcgCTGGCAGCACCAACCCCTTTGCAGCCCCCGGGCTGCTCCTGAACATGCTGTCGGCCAGCATCTTCTGCTGCCGGCTCCTGGGGGTCACCCACACGCTCTCCCTGGGCCACGtgccctggctgtgggcagctggcACCTTCCAGATTGGCATCTGTGTGTTGTCCTACCGTGCAATGGATGTTCTCATGGCCACAGCCTTTGGCTTCACTGCCATCCTCAAATTCGCTGGAGGTTACTGCCTCCTGTACCCCGCCTGGCAGCCAGAGGAGCCGTCTTTCCCAACCCCATTCCTGGTGGTTTTCTCCATCCTTTTCGCTGTCTTggctcttttcctctccctccgGAGCCCCGTGGATGGCCTGTACTTGCTGGTTTTTGTTGCCTACTGCATCGCCTTGGCTTGCAGCCCCCGGGGGTTTTTTGCAGGCGGCCCCCAAGGCGTGGACGTGGCCATTTTTGTGGCCTCGGCCTTGGTGGCTCTGGTTCACCTGTACAATGGGAGGGCAAAGGCCAAGATCCCGACAGGAGAGGCTGCTGTGAAGGCCCTCCTTGCTCGCAGCAGCCTCCTGAAGCTGCGGGAGGGGCCGGACCTTCACACTCCCTACCTGGGCTATTCCAAGTACGCCGATGCAGAAGTCCTTGCCTATGCCTGCAGCGTCCTGGCTTCTTTTGCTCTAACAGCCACAGGAGACCCCCAGGCTCCCCTCGCCACCGTTGTCATTCCATGGGTGGTGGTTGCTGGTGGCATCCTGAAGCTTCTTGGCGGCTCAGTGGCCTTTGCCCGGGGTAAAACCCTGGAGAGCAGTGCCTTCATCCTCTACTCCGTCATGTGGATCATCTGGGGCCTGACCAGGTACGGCGGCCTCTACGGCGCCGCCAGGAGCTTCCACGCAGCCGTGGGCATCGTTGCCTTCATGCTCTTCAACAGCTTCATCGTCATCTGCTCGCTCTTCTTAAACATGGCCTGGTTCTTCTACTCCCTCACGTACATGCTGATCGCTGTCAGCTTCCTGCTGGATGCCATCCATGCCCTTCCCGCGGGATACGACATCGCTGCCACCCTCATCTTTGGGCTGGTCAGCTTCTACTGCTTCCTGGCTGCCCTGTCCAGCAGCACCTTCGAGGGTTGCTCCTTGCCCATGGGGAGGCCCGTGGTGCAGCTCAGTGGTGTCGGGGCAGGAGCCGCCAAGTGCCTTCACCTGCCTGCCAGGAAAGCTTCCTCAGTCAAGAGAATTGCAG ATATCCTGAGGAACGGCGGCACCTGCGGCATCCCCACGGACACCGTCTACGTGCTGGTGGCCGCCTGCAACCGGCCTGACGCCGTGGAGAAAGCTCACCG GTCCAAGCGCCAGGCTCAGGATCGCCCCATGTCCCTCTGGATTTCCAGCCTAAAGCAACTGGAACCTGCCAAGCATTTGTTCACTCCCCTCCTCTGGGACTTCATGGAGGCTGCCTGGCCATCTCCCATTAGCTTGGTCATTCCCAGAG gtaAATGGGTGGATTTCCTGGGAATGAAGGACTCTGCTAAATACGTTGGGACCCCTCAGAGTGTGGCCATCCGCATCCCCGACTGCTCCGTCACCACACACCTCATCGACCTG GTTGGCCCCATCGTGGTCACATCAGCCAACCCAACGGGAGAGGCTGACACGACGCACCACAACCAAGTGTATGCCAAGCTGGGAGATAAG GTGGATGCAGTTCTTTGCGGGGGGCCTTCTCCAGAGAACATTGCCTCCACCGTGGTGGACTGCACCAAGATCGACAGTGGGAACATTGGATTCTTCCGAGTCGGCATCATCCCCAAGTCTCAG GTGCTGCAGATCCTGGAGCAGGTGCAGAAGAAACACCTGGTGGGCCCTGGGGGTGGCACTTTCCCCACAAaaggctgggcagagctccagagccGTGGCCGTGCTGTGCACAACGGggtgggcagagctgtcccGGCGGCTCCCGGTGCCGAGCATCACACGCGCTTCTGA